The Austwickia sp. genome includes a region encoding these proteins:
- a CDS encoding inositol-3-phosphate synthase: MSPIRVAIAGVGNCASSLIQGVHYYRDADPAGSVPGLMHVEFGGYHVRDIEFVAAFDVDAKKVGTDLSKAITASENNTIRICDVPELGVTVQRGPTLDGLGKYYRQTIEESPASAVDVVAALREVEADVLVSYLPVGSESADKFYAQCAIEAGVAFVNALPVFIASDPVWAEKFRAAGVPIIGDDIKSQVGATITHRVMARLFEERGVVLDRTYQLNVGGNMDFKNMLERDRLESKKISKTQAVTSNVSHEMASRDVHIGPSDYVQWLDDRKWAYVRLEGRAFGDVPLNLEYKLEVWDSPNSAGIIIDAIRAAKLGLDRGIGGPLLSPAAYLMKSPPEQRPDDIGRAQVEAFIREEVPC, translated from the coding sequence ATGTCACCGATCCGTGTCGCCATCGCCGGCGTCGGCAACTGCGCCAGCTCGCTCATCCAGGGCGTGCACTACTACCGGGACGCCGACCCGGCCGGCAGCGTGCCGGGGCTGATGCACGTCGAATTCGGCGGGTACCACGTGCGTGACATCGAGTTCGTCGCGGCCTTCGACGTGGACGCGAAGAAGGTCGGCACCGACCTGTCCAAGGCCATCACCGCCAGCGAGAACAACACGATCCGGATCTGCGACGTCCCCGAGCTCGGGGTGACCGTGCAGCGGGGGCCGACGCTGGACGGGCTGGGCAAGTACTACCGGCAGACGATCGAGGAGTCCCCCGCCTCCGCCGTCGACGTCGTCGCCGCGCTGCGCGAGGTCGAGGCGGACGTGCTGGTCAGCTACCTGCCGGTGGGCAGCGAGAGCGCGGACAAGTTCTACGCACAGTGCGCGATCGAGGCGGGCGTGGCGTTCGTCAACGCGCTGCCCGTGTTCATCGCGAGCGACCCGGTATGGGCGGAGAAGTTCCGCGCGGCCGGGGTGCCGATCATCGGCGACGACATCAAGTCCCAGGTGGGCGCCACCATCACGCACCGCGTCATGGCCCGGCTGTTCGAGGAGCGAGGCGTGGTGCTGGACCGGACGTACCAGCTCAACGTCGGCGGCAACATGGACTTCAAGAACATGCTCGAGCGGGACCGGCTGGAGTCCAAGAAGATCTCCAAGACCCAGGCCGTGACCAGCAACGTCTCGCACGAGATGGCCTCGCGCGACGTGCACATCGGGCCGAGCGACTACGTGCAATGGCTCGACGACCGCAAGTGGGCGTATGTGCGCCTCGAGGGCCGGGCGTTCGGGGACGTGCCGTTGAACCTGGAGTACAAGCTCGAGGTCTGGGACTCCCCCAACTCCGCCGGCATCATCATCGACGCGATCCGCGCGGCCAAGCTGGGCCTGGACCGCGGCATCGGCGGGCCGCTGCTGTCGCCGGCGGCGTACCTGATGAAGTCCCCGCCCGAGCAGCGGCCCGACGACATCGGCCGCGCCCAGGTCGAGGCGTTCATCCGCGAAGAGGTCCCCTGCTGA
- a CDS encoding CDP-alcohol phosphatidyltransferase family protein, with product MAKDSAGSVVDRPAVLTEEPIPVDSPEATQTAGAAGAVAATGALATAATPEPTADAAAGAQAARPTRTSPPDRAGGHAPTGMRAAFSKRTHRAASAPPRRAPAPTSAQPSATPASGVVARGFVDQYRDNVTSLGAAQLSGVGVPPYTRFVARPLGRRLAAMAAILRLTPNGVTALSLLWWALGLALLCLAEPSTWVGVAVAVVLLVGDALDSADGQLARLARRDGPVGAWVDRLADQLRSVTVHLAVLIWLYRYAELGTPLPYLLPLGWIIVGTAMATGQVRRHGHSTAASDPATRHGGLRALALLPTETGLLCLAFVLIGTPSSVLWVYGVLLALNALVALVALRRRYVELRRETRRAG from the coding sequence ATGGCGAAGGACTCCGCGGGTTCGGTGGTGGACCGGCCTGCCGTTCTGACCGAAGAGCCCATCCCCGTCGACTCACCTGAGGCCACCCAGACCGCCGGCGCCGCTGGTGCCGTTGCCGCAACAGGTGCCCTGGCCACCGCCGCGACCCCGGAGCCGACCGCCGACGCGGCGGCGGGGGCTCAGGCCGCCCGGCCCACCCGCACAAGCCCACCGGATCGGGCGGGCGGTCACGCACCCACTGGCATGCGTGCTGCCTTCAGCAAGCGGACCCACCGAGCTGCTTCGGCGCCCCCGCGCAGGGCACCCGCCCCGACGTCGGCCCAGCCCTCGGCCACCCCCGCCTCGGGTGTCGTGGCGCGGGGGTTCGTCGACCAGTACCGCGACAACGTGACCTCCCTGGGCGCCGCGCAACTCAGCGGCGTCGGCGTCCCGCCCTACACGCGCTTCGTCGCCCGTCCTCTCGGGCGCCGCCTCGCCGCGATGGCCGCGATCCTGCGCCTGACCCCGAACGGCGTGACGGCCCTCAGCCTCCTGTGGTGGGCCCTGGGGCTGGCGTTGCTGTGCCTGGCCGAGCCCAGCACCTGGGTCGGCGTCGCGGTGGCGGTCGTGCTCCTCGTGGGCGACGCGCTGGACTCCGCGGACGGCCAACTCGCCCGCCTGGCGCGGCGGGACGGCCCCGTGGGTGCGTGGGTCGATCGGCTGGCCGATCAGCTGCGCAGCGTGACCGTGCATCTCGCGGTGCTGATCTGGCTCTACCGGTACGCCGAGCTCGGCACGCCGCTGCCGTACCTGCTCCCGTTGGGCTGGATCATCGTCGGCACCGCGATGGCCACCGGCCAGGTCCGCAGGCACGGGCATTCGACGGCCGCCTCCGACCCTGCGACGCGGCACGGCGGCCTGCGCGCCCTGGCCCTGCTTCCCACCGAGACCGGTCTGCTCTGCCTGGCGTTCGTGCTGATCGGGACCCCGTCGTCGGTCCTGTGGGTCTATGGGGTGCTCCTGGCGCTGAACGCGCTCGTCGCGCTGGTGGCGCTGCGTCGGCGCTACGTCGAGCTGCGGCGCGAAACCCGCCGCGCTGGCTGA
- a CDS encoding TetR family transcriptional regulator, with protein sequence MSSTQDLTARARIRDAAVSEFASVGFARATVRSVAARAGVSAGLVIHHFGSKDALKAACDVYVLDWLHREKAAVFGGAILPTRSEYLRDHPEFVPLYRYLQRALVEPGSLGATFFDQFVADVTDYLAIGEAAGTVRPYPDAHARAAICTAIGLGLMQLEGLLARSLGGDSLLDDAVYARFAAYTLDLYTHGMLTRPLDFAPEPEGSGSPPEGAAPGRNDPGNTTSEE encoded by the coding sequence GTGAGTTCAACACAGGACCTGACGGCCCGAGCGCGGATCCGCGACGCGGCGGTGAGCGAGTTCGCTTCGGTGGGTTTCGCGCGGGCCACGGTGCGGTCCGTCGCCGCGCGGGCCGGGGTGTCCGCCGGACTCGTGATCCATCACTTCGGCAGTAAGGACGCGCTCAAGGCCGCCTGCGACGTCTACGTGCTCGACTGGCTGCACCGCGAGAAGGCCGCCGTCTTCGGCGGCGCGATCCTCCCGACGAGGAGCGAATACCTGCGCGACCACCCCGAGTTCGTACCCCTCTACCGCTACCTGCAGCGAGCGCTGGTCGAGCCGGGGTCCTTGGGCGCCACGTTCTTCGACCAGTTCGTGGCCGACGTGACGGACTACCTCGCCATCGGCGAGGCCGCCGGAACCGTCCGCCCTTACCCCGACGCACACGCGCGCGCCGCCATCTGCACGGCCATCGGTCTCGGCCTTATGCAGCTCGAGGGCCTCCTGGCCCGCTCACTCGGCGGGGACAGCCTGCTCGACGACGCCGTGTACGCGCGCTTCGCGGCGTACACCCTCGACCTCTACACCCACGGCATGCTCACGCGGCCGCTCGACTTCGCCCCCGAGCCGGAGGGGTCCGGATCCCCGCCGGAGGGCGCCGCACCTGGGCGGAACGACCCGGGCAACACCACTTCGGAGGAGTGA